A genomic window from Flavobacterium phycosphaerae includes:
- a CDS encoding LemA family protein, translating into MNFKKFLPWIIAVVVIFGIYSWVKGINNTAVELGQTVEQSWGDVQTSYQRRNDLIGNLVNTVKGAADFEKSTLTAVIEARAKATSVTVDPTNITPEQLAAFNSAQSGVSSSLSRLLVSVERYPELKANQNFLKLQDELASTENQILTARTRFNEAVKPYNTHIKTFPNNLFAGMFGFKEKAYFQSVEGAEKPVEVKF; encoded by the coding sequence ATGAACTTTAAAAAATTTTTACCTTGGATTATTGCCGTAGTTGTGATTTTTGGAATTTACAGCTGGGTGAAAGGAATTAATAATACGGCTGTAGAATTAGGCCAAACAGTAGAACAATCTTGGGGAGATGTGCAAACGTCTTACCAAAGAAGAAACGATTTAATCGGTAATTTAGTGAACACTGTAAAAGGAGCAGCAGACTTTGAAAAAAGCACTTTAACAGCCGTAATTGAAGCTCGTGCCAAAGCCACCTCAGTAACCGTTGACCCAACTAACATTACTCCGGAACAACTGGCTGCTTTTAATTCCGCACAATCCGGAGTTTCATCGTCATTATCAAGATTATTGGTTTCAGTAGAGCGTTATCCTGAATTGAAAGCCAATCAAAACTTCTTGAAATTACAAGACGAATTGGCTAGCACTGAAAACCAAATTTTAACCGCCAGAACTCGTTTTAACGAAGCAGTTAAACCATACAACACACACATCAAAACATTCCCAAACAACTTATTTGCGGGCATGTTTGGTTTCAAAGAGAAAGCTTATTTCCAATCAGTGGAAGGAGCAGAGAAACCGGTAGAAGTAAAATTCTAA
- a CDS encoding alginate export family protein — translation MNSKKILFIITSFFAFSLASAQSSDDILNLLIQKGVVKQADADSIRADYAIKQQEKPKDKSLTIDLMLKNRFEVRNGYASIPSENSAAALFVNQRTRLSLNYQHNNLFNSVVSFQDVRVWGMHDPRGLNGTVQLFEGYVEPFLSSSFSIRIGRQRIIYDNQRLFAENEWQVNARAHDAITFKYHNNKLSVELASAFNQANERVFGTDFTPSEPSITPANASPSSWTNYKALGVNYIKYDLTPTITATSIVVSDGYQDTANTEKIFWRFTYGGRLEYTKKNWYVTASGYIQSGRNATGKTIEAWYLQPEVKYSQPDNFMFRLGAEIFSGDKGTIGEKDHNFVPLYGVAHRFNGFMDLFTKFPGDLNNAGLVNPYLFIIKNITSKLEIGSYNHLFFTQRNFVDTNENQLTKYMGYEHDLLLTYKPNSYFNLEGGFCFALPTETMTTIKKSGEAARVPTWFYLQCKFTPRLLKNVFN, via the coding sequence ATGAATTCAAAAAAAATACTCTTTATTATTACTTCCTTTTTTGCCTTTAGCCTCGCCTCAGCCCAATCGAGTGATGACATTTTAAATTTATTAATCCAGAAAGGAGTAGTAAAACAAGCCGATGCTGATTCCATTAGAGCTGATTATGCCATCAAACAACAAGAAAAACCAAAAGACAAATCACTGACCATAGACTTGATGTTGAAAAACCGGTTTGAAGTCAGAAACGGTTATGCCTCAATTCCGAGTGAAAATTCAGCAGCAGCCTTATTTGTCAATCAGAGAACCCGCCTAAGTTTAAATTATCAGCATAATAACCTATTCAATTCCGTGGTCTCTTTTCAGGATGTCAGAGTCTGGGGAATGCATGACCCGAGGGGTTTAAACGGAACCGTTCAATTATTTGAAGGCTATGTAGAACCTTTTTTATCCTCTTCATTTTCAATTCGAATAGGTCGTCAACGCATTATTTATGACAACCAACGTTTATTTGCTGAAAATGAATGGCAAGTAAACGCCAGAGCGCACGATGCGATAACTTTCAAATATCATAACAATAAACTTTCCGTTGAATTGGCCAGTGCCTTTAATCAAGCGAACGAGAGAGTTTTTGGGACCGATTTTACGCCTTCAGAACCAAGTATTACTCCGGCAAATGCGTCCCCATCATCATGGACAAACTACAAGGCACTTGGTGTAAATTACATCAAATACGATCTTACCCCAACTATTACAGCGACCAGCATTGTGGTAAGTGATGGCTATCAGGACACCGCAAACACTGAAAAAATATTCTGGCGATTTACCTATGGTGGCCGATTAGAATACACCAAAAAGAATTGGTATGTAACCGCTAGTGGCTATATACAATCGGGCAGAAATGCCACCGGAAAAACCATTGAGGCATGGTATCTTCAACCGGAAGTAAAATACTCGCAGCCTGATAATTTCATGTTTCGATTAGGTGCTGAAATTTTTAGTGGCGATAAAGGAACCATTGGAGAGAAGGACCACAACTTTGTACCTCTTTATGGAGTAGCTCACCGTTTCAATGGCTTTATGGATTTGTTCACCAAATTTCCTGGTGATTTGAATAACGCCGGTTTGGTAAATCCTTATTTGTTTATTATCAAAAACATAACTTCAAAATTAGAAATTGGCTCTTATAATCACTTATTTTTTACACAGCGTAATTTCGTGGATACCAATGAAAACCAATTGACAAAATACATGGGGTACGAGCATGATTTATTGCTAACCTACAAACCGAACAGTTATTTCAATTTGGAAGGCGGCTTTTGTTTTGCCTTACCAACGGAGACAATGACCACCATCAAAAAATCGGGAGAAGCAGCTCGTGTACCCACTTGGTTTTACCTGCAATGCAAGTTTACTCCTCGCTTGTTGAAAAACGTTTTTAATTAA
- a CDS encoding MerR family transcriptional regulator, with protein MQVELKEGKRYYSIGEVAKAFGVNASLIRFWDKEFDILKPKKNAKGNRMFTPEDVKNLQLIYHLVKERGFTLDGARIHLKEGQKKTLDKFEIISKLEGVKMQLMQIKNQL; from the coding sequence ATGCAGGTAGAGTTAAAAGAAGGAAAAAGATATTACAGTATTGGGGAGGTCGCCAAAGCTTTTGGTGTAAACGCTTCATTAATTCGTTTTTGGGACAAAGAATTTGACATTCTAAAACCCAAGAAAAACGCCAAAGGCAACCGAATGTTCACTCCCGAAGATGTAAAAAACCTGCAACTTATTTATCATTTGGTAAAAGAGCGCGGCTTTACTTTAGATGGCGCCCGAATTCATTTGAAAGAAGGCCAAAAGAAAACCCTTGACAAGTTTGAAATCATCAGCAAACTGGAAGGCGTAAAAATGCAATTAATGCAAATCAAGAATCAACTTTAG
- a CDS encoding peptidoglycan DD-metalloendopeptidase family protein: MAKKVKYYFDPESLAYRKIKPKLSKKLGYAALFIVASALFGFLCFVVLLNSSFLETPKDRLQAREIETMKLKYALLNKKMDQIDEVLADVEDRDNNIYRAYFNTSPIPTEQRKAGFGGVNRYKELEGFDNSELVVNTSKRVDVISKELAIQSKSLDEILKLAKEKNKLLAAIPAIQPVKNEQLKRIASGFGYRSDPFTKVRKMHEGMDFTASTGTPIFATGDGIVKSADNSKSGYGNHIEISHGYGYLTLYGHLSKYKCRAGQRVKRGDVIGYVGSTGRSEAPHLHYEVHKDGKVVNPLNFYYGNISAAEYTAISKVANQENQSLD; the protein is encoded by the coding sequence ATGGCGAAGAAAGTAAAGTATTATTTCGACCCCGAAAGTTTGGCTTACCGGAAAATTAAACCAAAACTATCAAAAAAATTGGGGTATGCCGCATTGTTTATAGTAGCTTCTGCTTTATTTGGCTTTTTGTGTTTTGTGGTTTTACTGAATTCATCCTTTTTAGAAACTCCGAAAGATCGTTTACAGGCTCGTGAAATTGAAACCATGAAATTGAAATACGCCCTTTTGAATAAAAAGATGGATCAGATTGACGAAGTTTTGGCGGATGTAGAAGACCGGGACAACAACATTTACCGAGCTTATTTCAACACCTCTCCTATTCCAACTGAGCAAAGAAAAGCTGGTTTTGGGGGAGTGAATCGATACAAAGAACTGGAGGGTTTTGACAATTCGGAGTTAGTGGTCAATACTTCCAAACGCGTTGATGTCATTTCGAAAGAATTAGCTATTCAGTCTAAATCGTTGGATGAAATTTTGAAACTGGCTAAAGAAAAAAACAAATTATTGGCTGCGATTCCGGCGATTCAACCGGTAAAAAACGAGCAGTTAAAAAGAATTGCTTCGGGGTTTGGTTATAGAAGTGACCCTTTTACCAAGGTTCGTAAAATGCACGAAGGCATGGATTTCACAGCCTCAACCGGAACACCCATTTTTGCTACCGGTGATGGTATCGTAAAAAGTGCAGACAACTCGAAATCGGGTTACGGTAACCACATTGAAATCAGTCATGGTTATGGGTATCTGACTTTATACGGTCATTTGAGCAAATACAAATGCCGCGCCGGACAAAGAGTAAAACGCGGTGATGTTATTGGTTATGTAGGCAGCACCGGAAGAAGTGAAGCCCCCCATTTGCATTACGAAGTACATAAAGACGGGAAAGTAGTAAACCCGTTGAATTTTTATTACGGCAACATATCGGCTGCTGAATATACAGCCATATCTAAAGTAGCTAATCAGGAAAATCAATCGCTGGATTAA
- a CDS encoding RrF2 family transcriptional regulator has product MLSQKAKYALKALLYLAEQEENTISRTVEIAEGANIPKKFLEQILLDLKRKHIVSSKQGKFGGYYLLKSKNDITLAEIHRMFDGAIALLPCASPNFYEPCSDCKTEVSCQLRHGLVIVRNETLKAMEAISIASLLKK; this is encoded by the coding sequence ATGTTATCACAAAAAGCAAAATATGCTCTCAAGGCTCTACTCTATTTAGCCGAACAGGAAGAAAATACCATTTCCAGAACGGTTGAAATTGCAGAAGGCGCTAATATTCCAAAGAAGTTTTTGGAACAAATTCTGCTTGATTTGAAACGAAAACACATAGTTAGTAGCAAACAAGGAAAATTTGGCGGCTACTATCTTTTAAAATCTAAAAACGACATCACTTTAGCCGAAATTCACCGCATGTTTGACGGAGCCATTGCATTACTGCCCTGTGCTTCTCCTAATTTTTATGAGCCTTGTTCGGATTGTAAGACAGAAGTCAGCTGCCAGTTACGACACGGATTGGTCATAGTCAGAAATGAAACTTTAAAGGCAATGGAAGCTATTTCCATTGCCTCTTTATTAAAAAAATAG
- a CDS encoding TPM domain-containing protein, translating into MSKVEDFLTTAEEQEIVAAIGMAEKNTSGEIRVHIEKETSMAPIERAVEVFNQLQMQQTQERNGVLIYLAVKSKQFAICGDEGIDQKVPTDFWDTTKDIMVSHFKNGNFKHGLIDGILKAGEQLKTHFPYQSDDTNELSNEISKG; encoded by the coding sequence ATGTCTAAAGTAGAAGATTTTTTGACTACGGCAGAAGAGCAGGAAATTGTGGCTGCCATTGGTATGGCCGAGAAAAATACTTCCGGAGAAATCAGAGTACATATAGAAAAAGAAACTTCCATGGCTCCTATTGAAAGAGCTGTGGAGGTTTTTAATCAACTCCAAATGCAGCAAACGCAGGAGCGCAATGGCGTATTGATTTACCTTGCTGTTAAAAGCAAACAATTTGCCATTTGTGGTGATGAAGGGATTGATCAAAAAGTACCGACTGATTTTTGGGATACTACTAAAGACATCATGGTATCCCATTTCAAAAACGGAAATTTCAAACATGGTTTAATTGATGGCATTTTAAAAGCCGGTGAACAGTTAAAAACCCATTTCCCTTATCAAAGTGATGACACCAACGAACTTTCCAACGAAATATCAAAAGGATAA